The following proteins are encoded in a genomic region of Thioflexithrix psekupsensis:
- a CDS encoding IS630 family transposase, translated as MNKRYEDLEELMSTGEAREVKRAMAVRMSLLGFVRAEAALACCVSVQFVDKWKAIYLASGVEGLKLAYKGSPGYLKPREREDVINWIQEKKTITIEELKRYLKEEYDVFYSSNTSYTKLLEEANLSYKKTHKENSAKDEVKVEAKKKEIKDLIDKEREQIESGEVMYWMQDESHQLWGDICGYVWSKKGERTSIKMSNYRTSQTWYGAVNIYTGEFILDRAKKADTKYTIDFINWLIYRYKEARHVIIWDGASYHRSEGLRTYLEKLNGGLPESEWKVRLLRFAPNAPEQNPVEDIWLQGKNWVRKNFHRLSSFKEVTSMFETFLSGKVFKFNKIKQYLIPNI; from the coding sequence ATGAACAAGAGATATGAAGATTTAGAAGAGTTAATGTCAACAGGTGAAGCGAGAGAAGTGAAGCGAGCGATGGCAGTAAGAATGTCTTTGCTTGGTTTTGTGCGTGCGGAAGCGGCTTTAGCGTGTTGTGTCAGTGTGCAATTTGTGGATAAATGGAAAGCCATTTATTTAGCGTCAGGGGTGGAAGGATTAAAGTTAGCGTATAAAGGCTCGCCAGGGTATTTAAAGCCGCGTGAACGAGAAGATGTGATTAATTGGATACAAGAAAAGAAGACAATAACAATAGAGGAACTAAAGAGATACTTAAAAGAGGAGTATGATGTTTTCTATTCTTCAAATACTTCTTATACTAAATTATTAGAAGAAGCGAATTTAAGTTATAAGAAGACACACAAAGAGAATTCGGCAAAAGATGAGGTAAAAGTAGAAGCTAAAAAAAAAGAGATTAAGGATTTAATAGATAAGGAGCGTGAACAGATAGAAAGTGGAGAGGTAATGTACTGGATGCAAGACGAAAGCCATCAGTTGTGGGGAGATATTTGTGGTTATGTTTGGTCGAAAAAAGGAGAAAGAACGTCAATAAAGATGAGTAATTATCGCACTTCTCAAACGTGGTATGGAGCGGTGAATATTTATACGGGAGAATTTATTTTAGATAGGGCAAAGAAAGCTGATACAAAATATACGATAGACTTTATTAACTGGCTCATTTACAGATATAAAGAAGCCCGTCATGTGATTATTTGGGATGGTGCAAGTTATCATCGTTCTGAAGGTTTAAGAACTTATTTAGAGAAATTAAATGGGGGACTTCCAGAATCAGAATGGAAAGTTCGTTTATTAAGATTTGCGCCCAATGCCCCAGAGCAAAATCCAGTCGAGGATATTTGGCTTCAAGGTAAGAATTGGGTCAGAAAGAATTTTCATCGTCTATCAAGCTTTAAAGAAGTCACTAGTATGTTTGAGACCTTTTTGTCAGGTAAAGTGTTTAAGTTTAATAAAATTAAACAGTATCTTATACCTAATATCTAG